CGAGTCCGGGTGAGGGAGAGTATGTGGATTTAGACACTTTTTCTATAGATAGAATAAGAGAACTTTTTGAAGCACCAAAAGGTGTGATTTTGGATACAGTTCAAACATTATCTTATGATTTTGTTATTGGTTCTGTTATTAATGCTTTTGTTGCCGGGGGCTTTTTATATATTTTATTTTTATTTATTCTTAAAAGAAGAGAAGCTAACAAAAAACAAAATATGGATGGATGATATTTGGATTTTATGATAATTTTTAAGTAAGACATTGAAAGGGGATGAAAGGAAATTGAAAATTACTCTAATTGAGCCAAAGTCACCGGGAGTGCACGTGTACAGCAGGGTGATGTTACCCAGGTTAGGGCTTCCGTTGATTGGAACAATTTTAAGAGATTTGGGCCATGATGTTAAGTTATTTGTAGAAGAGATTGAGCAGGTTGATATGGAAAGGGTCAAAGAATCAGATCTAATAGGCTTTTCGTCAACAACTTCCACTGCACCTAGAGCATATCGCTGGTGTGATGAGATTAAATCAATTAATCCTGAAATACCAATTGTTATTGGAGGAGCCCATGTAAGTTTTTTGGTAGAAGAGGCATTAGAACATGCTGATTACTGTGTTATGGGAGAAGGTGAGGCTCCAATACAGCAGTTGGTTAAAGCGTTGGAAAATAATGAAAAACCAGTTGATATTCCAGGGCTTGCGTATAAAGATGAAAAAGGTGAAATACATAAGCCAGATAGAGCAGCCTTTGCTGAAGTTAATAACTTTCCCCATCCTGATCTGAATTTAATAGAAGGCAGCGAGAAGATGAGTATTAAGCCTGTGATTGGTTCAAGGGGATGTCCTTATGGATGTAATTTTTGTTCGGTGATCCAGATGTTTGGTCGAAAATACAGGTTCTGTGATATTGATGGTGTGATAGATCAATTAGAAAATACCTCGGCAAGGCATGTATTTTTCTACGATGATAATTTTGCAGCTAATGTAGAGAGAACCAAGGAAATGCTTAGGGAAATGATTAGAAGACAGATTAAAGTTAGCTGGTCTGCTCAGGTTAGGGTTGATATAGCTAAGGATCCGGAGCTTTTGGATTTAATGAGAGATGCGGGCGCTAGCATGGTTTATATAGGTTTTGAAAGTGTCAACCCGGAAACATTAAAAGAATACAAGAAAGGCCTAGAAATTGAACAAACGATAGAAGGTATTAAAGCAATTAGAGAAAGAGGTATTATGATTCACGGAATGTTTGTAATAGGTGGAGATAATGATGACATAAATAGCCCTAAGAAAACTGTAGACTTTGCCTTGGAGCATAAGATAGACACTATTCAGTTATTGACGTTAACTCCACTGCCTGGGACACCCTTTTTCGAACAATTAAAAGAACAGAACAGATTAATAAACACCGACTGGGAGTATTATGATGGACATCATGTGGTTCATATGCCAGCCAAAATGACCCCTTATGAACTACAGGTTCAGCTTATGAAGCAGATGGCCAGGTTTTATTCACTTAAGCGCTGTATGCAGGTGGCATGTCGTTTGAACTTGATAAGATTATTTTTTAGGTTTTATGGATTCAGGACTGTAAAAAGATGGATATCTGATAAAACCAGCCAGGACTATGTTCAGTATTTGAAGGAGAGTTATTCTACTTAATAATTTTATACACATACCAAAACTTACTTTGTTTGCAAAGGTCTATTCCGCATTAATAGGCAGACGGGGATGTTTTTTCTCCGCCTGCCTATTTTTAATATTTTTACCTTATTGTTTTTTTAAAGATGTCCTTCTCAGCGCCACATTATCGGTAGTCCTTTAGTACTATTTTATAATTATCAAATTATCAGAAAAAGCTTTGAAGGATAATACTTATTAAAAAAAGAACAACTATATATTAATACAAATTGTAATAGGAACAAAACTAAAAGAATTTTTTTTGAATACTTAATAACTAAAGAAAAAGGAATGTGGGGGTTATCTTTAATAGTAGCATTCCTAATAATATTTAGCTTTTTAATAACTGCAGATTTCCTAATAATAGCTAGAATGAGTTTAGTTTTGTTGTTAACTTTTGTTATAACTTATTACTTTAATTGGTTTAGAAAGAAAGGTTAAATGAACAAAACTGTTTGATGTTATTTCTAGAGGGGGGACATCGAGTGGTTAATACTTCACTTTTAAAAGATAACATTTCAGATGCATATGCTTATCATAAGGTGGTTTTAGATAATGGACAAGTAGTAGACTATATTTTTATAGATATAAATGATAAGTTTACTGAATTTACGGGGTTAGGTGAAGAAATACTAAACAAACGAGCAACCGATGTTCTGCCTGGTATAGAAAATTCAAGTTTTGATTGGATAGGCATATATGGTGAAATAGCTCAAAATGGTGGCAAAAAAACCTTTAGTGCTTATTCAGAACCTTTGGGGAAGTGGTATGAGGTTAAAGTATACAGTGACAAACAGGATTATTTTGTGACACTATTTCAAGATGTCACCTATCATGAAGAAAAAAAATTATTAGATAAAATTCTAGACTATACTATTAAATGTCAACATTTATCGGCAGAGGATTTAGATTATGACTTTTTTACCAAGTCAATTAAAGAAATAACAGGAGCAAAATATGTCGTTTTAAACCTGGTTTCACAGGAAGACTATAATGTAACTATAACTAAGTCTGTCAGTGGTATTTCTGATAAAATAAAAAGATCGCTAGAAAATTTTGGGTTCCAGCCTAAAGGGGCAAAATGGAAAACTAATCACGAAGGCTTAGGTATTAAGGATAAGCTAAGTCGCGTTAATGATATTGTTGCTTCTGAATTTGTAGGAGATTATTATACTATGGAAATGAGTTATTTAGATGACATCCTGGGTTCTGTATCAATTATTATGCCTAAAGGTGCTAGTTTAAAATATAAAGAGGCAGTTGAGATGTATATCAATCATATAGCATCAACGCTTAAAAGGTTACAATTAGAACAAGATTTAATTGAAAAAGTTAAGGAACAAGAGCTGCTGTTAGATAATATAGAAACTCAAGTATGGTATCAAAAAGATATAGAAACATATGGGAATATAAATAAAGCACATTCAGAATTTTTGGGTATTGAAAAACACAAACTAGAGAACAAATCATTATGGGAAGTACTGTCTAAAGAAGAAGTCGAAGTTTGCTTAGAAGGCAATCGGCAGGTCTTTGAAGAGAAAAGACAGATTAAAACTGAGGAATGGGTTGCCAATAAAAATGGTGAAGAAAGACTTTTAGCAATTACTAAAACTCCCAAGTTGAATAAAGACGGTGAAGTGGAATTTGTCATATTTTCAGCTGAAGATATAACAGATAGAAAAGAATTAGAAGAAGAATTAAAATTACAAGCCCAAATGCTCGATATAGCTCCGGGTGCTATCATGGTGCATGACTTTCAAGGAAATATACTCTATGCAAATCAAAAGACATTTGAAATACACGGTTATGCTGAAGAAGAATTTATGAATAAGACTCTACATGAAATAGATACACCTGAAACCCAAGAGCTTATTCCTTTGCGTATGGAAGAGATTAGAAGAAAAGGGGAGGCTTTCTTTGAAGTAGAGCATTACCGTAAAGATGGCTCAACTTTTCCTATGGAAGTATATGTGAAACTAATAAACTGGCATGGAAGGTCAGCTATGATCAGTGTAGGTTCTGATATTAGTGAACGAAAAAAGGTAGAAAAAGAACTGCAAAAAAGCAAAAAGAAATACGAAAAATTAGCTGAAGAGGCTCCTATTGGAATAATGACTTGCGATAACCTGGGTGATTTGAATTATATAAACAACCAGATGTTAAGGTACCTGGGTTCTCCTGATGAAAAGAAAACAAAAGAAATAAATCTTTTGGAATTTCACTTGTTAAGACAATCTGAATTTTCAAACAGGTTAAAGGAATGTCTAAACAGCGGAGAAATAAAAGATTTTGAAATGGAATATACATCTTTTTGGGGTAAACATTTATGGGTTAAAATCTATATCTCTCCTCTTCTAGAAGATAACGTAATAACAGGTGCCCAGATCATTGCAGATGATATAACTGAACGTAAGCAGTACGAAAACAAAATACAATTTTTAAGTTTTCATGACAGCCTTACGGGTCTTTACAACAGGGCTTATATAGAGGAAGAAATGAAGCGGCTAGATACTAAAAGACAACTTCCTATTTCTATGCTTATGGCTGATTTGAATGGATTAAAATTGGTTAATGATGCTTATGGACATAAAACAGGAGATAAAATGATTAAAAAGGCGGCAGAAATATTAAAAGATTCTTGCAGAAAGGAAGATATAATTGCCCGTTGGGGTGGAGATGAGTTCGTTGTATTACTACCAATGACATCAAAGAAAAGCGCTGAAGAAATTGCTAAACGAGTTTTGTGTAACTGTGAAAATAGTTTCATTAAAACAATACCTGTTTCAATGTCTTTAGGGTATGCTACTAAAGATAGCTTTGAAATAGATTTGGAAGATGTTTTAGTCAAAGCGGAAAATTATATGTACAAGCAAAAAATTGCTGAAAGTAAAAGTAAAAGCGGCAGCGTTCTGCTTGCTTTGCTGAGAACTCTACAAGCTAAAAGTTTTGAGACAGAAGAACATGTTCAGCGTATGCAGAAAATCGGGCTTAAGATAGGCGAAAAGATAGGGCTGCCTAATGAAGAATTAAACAGGTTGAAAGTTGCAGTTAAATTGCATGATATTGGCAAAGTTAATTTGCCTGAGGAAATTTTAGTAAAACCAACTTCTCCTACTGAAGAAGAATGGGAAAAGATTAAGGAACATCCAGAAATAGGTTATAAGATAGCACGAGCAACAGAAGAATTTAGCTATGTAGCTGAAGAAATCTTAGCTCATCATGAACGTTGGGATGGCAAGGGCTATCCCAATGGGTTGAAGGGGGAAGAAATTCCTTTATTGGCGAGGATAATTGCAATTGCTGATACATTTGATGTAATGGCTAATGGAAGACCTTACAAAAAAGCTGTATCTGATGAAGATATTTTAGCCGAATTTAGAAGATGTTCAGGGACTCAATTTGACCCTAATTTAGTTAAAGTGTTTACCAATATTTACAAAGACGTTTGAAATAAATTTAGTAAAAAGATTATTAATGAAAATTCCAATTAATATGTCACAGTTGATTTTTGTGAATAATTGTTTTGAGAAGGGTTGCATTTGGGTATTGACAATTGAGCATAATAGTAGTATGCTTTGAAATAACTAAAATAAAATAATTAACACCCTGGTTAAAGGCGAAGACTGGGAAGAGTAGCTGATAAGTTTTCTTTTACAGAGAGCCGGGCTTGGTGAGATCCGGCAAAGAAATTTACAGTGAATGGCCCCGGGAGCTACAAACCGAAATCTATATATCATAATGACGTAATGGTAAATGGAGAGTAGGCTTTGTCGGAGAGCTCTACCGTTAAAAGGAGCAGGGTATCGGATAGCTATTAAAGTGATTTTTTAGATGTATGTTAGTTGTCCCGTACCTCCAAGAGGGGATCGCTTTAATAATATTTTGGACTTAATTATATTAAAGCGATTAATTAAGGTGGCACCGCGAAAGTAAACCTTTCGTCCTTATATTTATATAAGGATGAAAGGTTTTTTTATTTTATAAAATTATGCTTATAGAAAGCTTATACAAAAAAAGGAGGTTAAAAAATGGTTAGTCCAAATTTTGAAGAGTTTAAAAACTTAGCAGAAAACTACAGGATTGTGCCTATATATATCTCTGAAGTAGCCGATAGAGAAACTCCTATTACTATCTATGAGAAGTTAAAAGAAGAGAACCCGGTGTTTTTACTTGAGAGTGGTATGGGAAGAGAAAAGCTCGCGAGATATTCTTTTGTCGGTTGTGATCCTTTTATGGCTTTTGAAAGTTATTCTGATGAAGTTATTATAACCCAAAATGGCGCCAAAACAAGACAAAAAACTAATCCACTAACGGCTCTAAAAGAACTGTATAAAGAGTATACTTCTCCACAATTAGAAGATTTGCCTAGATTTTTTGGTGGGGGTGTAGGTTATTTTGGCTATGAAATGATTAACTTTATTGAAGAAAACAAAAGCTTCTCCAAAAGTCAGGAAGATAGGCTAGAAACCCCTGATATTAGTCTTTTGTTTCCAAATTTTGTGATGATATATGATCATTTGTTTCATAAACATACCGGGGTGTTAAACATTGATGTCAAAGGACTATCAGTTGATGAACTTAAAAAAACCTACTATGAAAAAGTAGATAGGCTTAAAGAAATTATGAAGAAAGCTACTACTAATGAAATTAAAAATAATCCGCAAGATGCAGAAGATGTAGTAAAGGAAAATAAAAGTAAAACAAAAATGAGCAATAATTCTAGTGATCGTAACTTTATACAGTCCTTTTATTCTCCTGAAAAGTTTAAGGAAGATGTGAAAAAGGCTAAAGATTACATCCTAGAAGGCGATATCTTTCAGGTGGTTTTGTCTAGATGCTTAGAGATAGAATTAGATCGTACCTCCTGGGATATCTACCGAGTGCTTCGTACAGTTAATCCTTCCCCTTATATGTACTATATGGATTTTGAAGAATTCTCTGTAGTTGGGGCATCGCCGGAGATGCTTGTAAGACAGGAAGGAAGGGATGTGTATACCAGGCCGATAGCAGGTACTAGACCAAGAGGCAAAAATGAAAAAGAAGATCAAAAGCTTGCAGATGACTTAGTTAATGATCCTAAAGAAAGAGCAGAACACCTGATGCTTATTGATCTTGGCAGAAATGATATCGGCAAAATATCTTCCTATGGAAGTGTCAAGGTTACAGAGGAATTTGGAATTGAAAACTTTTCCCATGTGATGCATATGGTTTCTGAAGTTCAGGGTGAAGTCGATGAAAGTTACGATATGATTGATGTGTTGAAAGCCTGCTTTCCTGCTGGGACCGTTAGCGGGGCACCAAAGATACGTGCAATGGAAATCATAGATGAACTAGAGCCGGTCAAGAGAGGCCCTTATTCAGGTGGTGTTGGGTACATGGCCTTTAACGGCAATATGGATGTAGCCCTAACTATAAGAACTTTGGTTATTAAGGATAATAAAGGCTTCATTCAAGCTGGAGCGGGGATAGTTGCTGACTCGGTACCCGAGAAGGAGTATCAGGAAACTCTCTCTAAAGCTAAGGCACTATTAAAAGTAATAGAAAAAGCTCATGGGGGTGAAAGCCTTGATATTGGTATTGGATAATTATGATTCATTTACGTATAACCTGGTGCAGTACCTGGGACAGATTGATAGTAATATAAAGGTTATTAGAAATGATGAAATAACCTTAAAAGAAGTAACGGAATTAAATCCAAGCAGGATTATTATCTCTCCTGGTCCTGGTAGACCCGAGGATACAGGGATAGTGCCAGGTGTAATAGATCATTTCTCAAAGAAAGAGGTGCCTGTTTTGGGGGTATGCCTGGGGCATCAGGCTATAGGCCTCGTATTTGGGGCCAGTGTAATAAAGGCTGATAGATTAATGCACGGCAAAATTTCTACTATTAATCATGATGAAGTTGGGATTTATGAAGGAGTATCGCAAAACTTCGAAGCTACCCGTTATCATTCTCTAATAATTGATAAAGAAAGTGTACCTATGTTTTTGAAAATAACTGCTAGTACTGATGAGGGTGAAATCATGGGGATAAGGCATCGTAACTATCCTGTGGAGGGAGTTCAGTTTCATCCTGAGTCATTAAAGACTTTTGAAGGAAAGAAGATTCTTTATAACTTTGTCAAGGAAGGGGTGAACTGTGATGAAAGATCAGTTGGAAATTAAAGGATGTATCAAGAAAGTAACAGAAGGCTCTAACCTGACAGAAAAAGAAAGTGAATATCTAATGCGTAAAATTCTTGCTGGAGAACTTACTTCGGCTCAGCTAGCTTCGCTGATAGTAGCTATGAAAATGAAAGGTGAAACAGTTGATGAAATAACGGGTTTTGCCAGGGTGATGAGGGAGAAAAGTAAGAAAATAAACTTAGATCATAAAACTTTTGCTACAAAAGAGGCTGATGTAGAAGGTGGTCTAAGTGACAGTGTTATTGATACATGCGGTACAGGCGGAGATATTAGTTCAACATTTAATATTTCAACAGCTTGTGCAATAGTTGTCTCTGGTTGTGGCCTAAAAGTTGCAAAGCATGGCAATAGAGCGGTTTCTAGCTCGTGCGGAAGTGCTGATATTTTGGAAGAATTAGGGGTAGAAATCACAACTTCTCCTGAAAAGACGAAAGAATGCATTGAAAAAGTTGGACTGGGATTTTTGTATGCCCCGATTCATCATGAAGCGATGAAACATGCCAAAGAACCTCGCAGGGAAATGGGGATAAAGACTGTATTTAATGTTCTTGGTCCCCTGACAAACCCAGCCGGAGCCAAAAGGCAGCTAATAGGGGTTTATGACGAGAGTTTGACAGAGGTAATGGCTGAGGTGCTAAAAAAATTAGGTTCCAAAAAAGCATGGGTAGTTCACGGACTTGATGGGATGGATGAGATTACAATGTGTGAGAAAACCAAAGTGACAGAGCTAGACGAGGGGGAAATCACTACTTTTTATCTAAATCCTTCTGATTACGGGAAAGATATGGTTTCTCCAGAAGAACTTGCAGGAGGAGATAAGAATTATAATGCTGGCTTAATATTGGATATCTTGAATGGGAAAAAAGGCCCCTCAAGGGATATAGTTGTCTTAAACTCTGCGGCAGCTCTTGTGGTTGGAGAAAAAGCCAAAGATCTAAAAGAAGGAATGCAAATTGTAGAAGCACAAATAGATAAAGGCGCCCCCCTTGAGAAGTTAAATATGCTAAAAAGCATGAGTAAGGAGCGTGGAGTGGTTTGATCCTAGACAAAATAATCGAGAAAAAGAAAGAAAGAGTAGAGAAAGCTAAGATGAAAACAGGCTTTGAAGAGATGAAGAAAAAAGCAGAAGAAATGATTTGTAATGCGGAGCAAAAAAACAAAAGTGAAAAAAATAAGAGTGAAAAAAATAAGAGTGAAAAAAATAAGTTTTTATTAAAAGAGCATGAAGAATTTATTATTATATCTGAAGTAAAAAAAGCTTCACCTTCTAAGGGGAAATTTGATTTTCAGTATGATATACCAGAACTTGTTTCTCATTATGAAGAAGGTGAAGCGGATATCATCTCTGTGGTTACTGAAGAAGATTTTTTTCTCGGAGGTGTAGAGCTGTTTGAAGAAGTAAGGCAAAGTACTAAACTGCCTCTTTTGAGAAAAGATTTTGTCATAGATTCTTATCAAATATATGAGAGTAAAGTACTTGGAGCGAAATTTATTTTGCTTATAAGCTCAGTCCTCACTGAAAATAAGCTAAAGGAGTTTATCAATATAAGTCTTAGCCTGGGTATAGAGCCCCTTGTAGAAGTTCATACAAAAGAAGACTTGCAAAAGGCCCTTAATGCAAATGCCAGAATGATTGGGATAAACAATAGAAATCTAAAGGAGTTTAAAACTTCTTTAGACAATACAAGAAATATCTTGCCTTTGATCCCAAAAGACAAAGTAGTCATAAGTGAAAGTGGTATAGAAAATAGTGAAGATATTTTGGAGCTTAAAAAAATAGGGTCTGATGAGGTTTTTGTAAATGGGGTTCTAGTTGGAGAAGCCCTTGTTAAAAACAAAAACCCGGCAGAAAAAATAAGAGAACTAAAGTTAACAGATAAAATAGATAAAGAGATAACTTCAGGGGGTGGCAAGGAGGGCAGAAAGAATGGCTAGAGTTAAATACTGCGGCATCACAGACTTAGAAACAGCAAAGTATGCCCAAACTCTAGGGGTTGATGCCCTTGGTTTTGTATTTGCCAAAAGTAAAAGGCAAGTTTCTACAGATAAAGCAAAAGAGATCGTAGGAAGCCTTGGGCCTTTCGTTAGTGTGGGTGGAGTATTTGTGGGTGAAAGTGAAAATAAAGTAGCAGAAATTGCTAGTTACTGCAGATTAGATTATGTTCAGCTGCATGGTGATGAAACTGAAAGTTATATCAAAAGCCTTTGTAAGATATTTGACAATCTTAATTTGAATGTTGATATAATCAAAGCTTTTAAAGTCAAGGATGAGAGCAGTGTTTCGGAAATAATAGATTTTGCTAGTGAAAAGTATTCTTGTAGGTATCTAAGTGGCTATCTTCTTGATGCTTACAGCAAAGATGGGCACGGGGGGACAGGTAAGACCTTTAACTGGGAGTATTTTGACAGGGTCAAAGATAATATAGATAAGCCCCTTATACTGGCTGGAGGTCTTAACCCGGATAACATTTATGAAGCCCTACAAAAAACAAGTCCTTACGGGGTGGACGTTAGCAGTGGTATAGAATCAAATGCAAAAAAAGATAAAGAAAAAATGAAAGAATTTATTACACAAGTGTGGAGGTGGCAAAAAGATGTATTTCGGTGAATTTGGCGGCAGATATGTGCCAGAGACTTTGATTGCTCCCCTTAATGAATTGGAAGAAGCTTATAACAGTCTTAAGGATGAGCCTGATTTTAAGAAAGAACTGAATGAAGTTTTGCAGAACTATGTAGGTAGGCCAACAGCTCTATATTATGCCAAGAGGTTTTCTGAGGCTCTAACAAAAGATATAAAAGAAATGGATAATAATATTGATAGTGATTTTGATATTAATCCGAAAGTATATCTAAAAAGAGAAGACCTCTCCCATACAGGGGCTCATAAGATTAATAATACTGTAGGCCAGGGAATCTTGGCCAAAAAAATGGGCAAAAAGAAGATAGTTGCAGAGACAGGAGCCGGCCAGCATGGTGTTGCAACTGCTACTGTAGCTGCAAGGCTTGGTTTAGAATGTACGGTATTTATGGGTGAAGAGGACATTTCCCGTCAGGGGCTAAACGTGTTTAGGATGAAACTTCTAGGTGCCAATGTAGAGCCTGTCAAGACTGGCAGTAAAACACTTAAGGATGCTACAAATGAAGCCATCAGATACTGGGTGAGTAATGTATCTGATACTTATTACTTGCTTGGATCTGCTGTAGGGCCTCATCCTTATCCGACAATAGTTAGGGATTTTCAGAAAGTAATCGGCCACGAAACAAAGACACAGATAAATGACGTGGAAGGAAGAAATCCTGATTATATCGTGGCCTGTGTTGGTGGAGGCAGTAATGCCATTGGCATAATGCATCCTTTTATAGATGATGATGAGGTAGAACTAATAGGAGTAGAGGCAGGAGGCGAAAAAATAGAAAGAGGCTGTCATGCAGCTGTATTAAATTACGGCACTGCAGGGGTTCTTCACGGTAGCAAAAGTTATCTGCTTCAAGATAGGGAAGGTCAGATTGAACCTGTTCATTCTATCTCGGCAGGTCTTGACTACCCTGGTGTTGGACCAGAGCATTCATATCTAAAAGATATCAATAGGGCTAAATATGGTGTAGTTGATGATAAAGAAGCTTTAGATGCCTTCAAACTTCTTTCAAGTACAGAAGG
The Natranaerofaba carboxydovora genome window above contains:
- a CDS encoding B12-binding domain-containing radical SAM protein, translating into MKITLIEPKSPGVHVYSRVMLPRLGLPLIGTILRDLGHDVKLFVEEIEQVDMERVKESDLIGFSSTTSTAPRAYRWCDEIKSINPEIPIVIGGAHVSFLVEEALEHADYCVMGEGEAPIQQLVKALENNEKPVDIPGLAYKDEKGEIHKPDRAAFAEVNNFPHPDLNLIEGSEKMSIKPVIGSRGCPYGCNFCSVIQMFGRKYRFCDIDGVIDQLENTSARHVFFYDDNFAANVERTKEMLREMIRRQIKVSWSAQVRVDIAKDPELLDLMRDAGASMVYIGFESVNPETLKEYKKGLEIEQTIEGIKAIRERGIMIHGMFVIGGDNDDINSPKKTVDFALEHKIDTIQLLTLTPLPGTPFFEQLKEQNRLINTDWEYYDGHHVVHMPAKMTPYELQVQLMKQMARFYSLKRCMQVACRLNLIRLFFRFYGFRTVKRWISDKTSQDYVQYLKESYST
- a CDS encoding PAS domain S-box protein, giving the protein MVNTSLLKDNISDAYAYHKVVLDNGQVVDYIFIDINDKFTEFTGLGEEILNKRATDVLPGIENSSFDWIGIYGEIAQNGGKKTFSAYSEPLGKWYEVKVYSDKQDYFVTLFQDVTYHEEKKLLDKILDYTIKCQHLSAEDLDYDFFTKSIKEITGAKYVVLNLVSQEDYNVTITKSVSGISDKIKRSLENFGFQPKGAKWKTNHEGLGIKDKLSRVNDIVASEFVGDYYTMEMSYLDDILGSVSIIMPKGASLKYKEAVEMYINHIASTLKRLQLEQDLIEKVKEQELLLDNIETQVWYQKDIETYGNINKAHSEFLGIEKHKLENKSLWEVLSKEEVEVCLEGNRQVFEEKRQIKTEEWVANKNGEERLLAITKTPKLNKDGEVEFVIFSAEDITDRKELEEELKLQAQMLDIAPGAIMVHDFQGNILYANQKTFEIHGYAEEEFMNKTLHEIDTPETQELIPLRMEEIRRKGEAFFEVEHYRKDGSTFPMEVYVKLINWHGRSAMISVGSDISERKKVEKELQKSKKKYEKLAEEAPIGIMTCDNLGDLNYINNQMLRYLGSPDEKKTKEINLLEFHLLRQSEFSNRLKECLNSGEIKDFEMEYTSFWGKHLWVKIYISPLLEDNVITGAQIIADDITERKQYENKIQFLSFHDSLTGLYNRAYIEEEMKRLDTKRQLPISMLMADLNGLKLVNDAYGHKTGDKMIKKAAEILKDSCRKEDIIARWGGDEFVVLLPMTSKKSAEEIAKRVLCNCENSFIKTIPVSMSLGYATKDSFEIDLEDVLVKAENYMYKQKIAESKSKSGSVLLALLRTLQAKSFETEEHVQRMQKIGLKIGEKIGLPNEELNRLKVAVKLHDIGKVNLPEEILVKPTSPTEEEWEKIKEHPEIGYKIARATEEFSYVAEEILAHHERWDGKGYPNGLKGEEIPLLARIIAIADTFDVMANGRPYKKAVSDEDILAEFRRCSGTQFDPNLVKVFTNIYKDV
- the trpE gene encoding anthranilate synthase component I, producing MVSPNFEEFKNLAENYRIVPIYISEVADRETPITIYEKLKEENPVFLLESGMGREKLARYSFVGCDPFMAFESYSDEVIITQNGAKTRQKTNPLTALKELYKEYTSPQLEDLPRFFGGGVGYFGYEMINFIEENKSFSKSQEDRLETPDISLLFPNFVMIYDHLFHKHTGVLNIDVKGLSVDELKKTYYEKVDRLKEIMKKATTNEIKNNPQDAEDVVKENKSKTKMSNNSSDRNFIQSFYSPEKFKEDVKKAKDYILEGDIFQVVLSRCLEIELDRTSWDIYRVLRTVNPSPYMYYMDFEEFSVVGASPEMLVRQEGRDVYTRPIAGTRPRGKNEKEDQKLADDLVNDPKERAEHLMLIDLGRNDIGKISSYGSVKVTEEFGIENFSHVMHMVSEVQGEVDESYDMIDVLKACFPAGTVSGAPKIRAMEIIDELEPVKRGPYSGGVGYMAFNGNMDVALTIRTLVIKDNKGFIQAGAGIVADSVPEKEYQETLSKAKALLKVIEKAHGGESLDIGIG
- a CDS encoding anthranilate synthase component II, with amino-acid sequence MILVLDNYDSFTYNLVQYLGQIDSNIKVIRNDEITLKEVTELNPSRIIISPGPGRPEDTGIVPGVIDHFSKKEVPVLGVCLGHQAIGLVFGASVIKADRLMHGKISTINHDEVGIYEGVSQNFEATRYHSLIIDKESVPMFLKITASTDEGEIMGIRHRNYPVEGVQFHPESLKTFEGKKILYNFVKEGVNCDERSVGN
- the trpD gene encoding anthranilate phosphoribosyltransferase, whose product is MKDQLEIKGCIKKVTEGSNLTEKESEYLMRKILAGELTSAQLASLIVAMKMKGETVDEITGFARVMREKSKKINLDHKTFATKEADVEGGLSDSVIDTCGTGGDISSTFNISTACAIVVSGCGLKVAKHGNRAVSSSCGSADILEELGVEITTSPEKTKECIEKVGLGFLYAPIHHEAMKHAKEPRREMGIKTVFNVLGPLTNPAGAKRQLIGVYDESLTEVMAEVLKKLGSKKAWVVHGLDGMDEITMCEKTKVTELDEGEITTFYLNPSDYGKDMVSPEELAGGDKNYNAGLILDILNGKKGPSRDIVVLNSAAALVVGEKAKDLKEGMQIVEAQIDKGAPLEKLNMLKSMSKERGVV
- the trpC gene encoding indole-3-glycerol phosphate synthase TrpC, whose protein sequence is MILDKIIEKKKERVEKAKMKTGFEEMKKKAEEMICNAEQKNKSEKNKSEKNKSEKNKFLLKEHEEFIIISEVKKASPSKGKFDFQYDIPELVSHYEEGEADIISVVTEEDFFLGGVELFEEVRQSTKLPLLRKDFVIDSYQIYESKVLGAKFILLISSVLTENKLKEFINISLSLGIEPLVEVHTKEDLQKALNANARMIGINNRNLKEFKTSLDNTRNILPLIPKDKVVISESGIENSEDILELKKIGSDEVFVNGVLVGEALVKNKNPAEKIRELKLTDKIDKEITSGGGKEGRKNG
- a CDS encoding phosphoribosylanthranilate isomerase — protein: MARVKYCGITDLETAKYAQTLGVDALGFVFAKSKRQVSTDKAKEIVGSLGPFVSVGGVFVGESENKVAEIASYCRLDYVQLHGDETESYIKSLCKIFDNLNLNVDIIKAFKVKDESSVSEIIDFASEKYSCRYLSGYLLDAYSKDGHGGTGKTFNWEYFDRVKDNIDKPLILAGGLNPDNIYEALQKTSPYGVDVSSGIESNAKKDKEKMKEFITQVWRWQKDVFR
- the trpB gene encoding tryptophan synthase subunit beta yields the protein MYFGEFGGRYVPETLIAPLNELEEAYNSLKDEPDFKKELNEVLQNYVGRPTALYYAKRFSEALTKDIKEMDNNIDSDFDINPKVYLKREDLSHTGAHKINNTVGQGILAKKMGKKKIVAETGAGQHGVATATVAARLGLECTVFMGEEDISRQGLNVFRMKLLGANVEPVKTGSKTLKDATNEAIRYWVSNVSDTYYLLGSAVGPHPYPTIVRDFQKVIGHETKTQINDVEGRNPDYIVACVGGGSNAIGIMHPFIDDDEVELIGVEAGGEKIERGCHAAVLNYGTAGVLHGSKSYLLQDREGQIEPVHSISAGLDYPGVGPEHSYLKDINRAKYGVVDDKEALDAFKLLSSTEGIIPALESAHAIAYTKKMVQSKEFLDENLYNKKNKEPLIVINLSGRGDKDVEQVSDMGVLLDG